The DNA segment TAAACGATTCAAAAATACGCGATATGAGCTCGGGTTTAGTTAAAAACTTACAAAACTAGCCGATGGTAGAGGGGTACATTTGGTTCGCGTTGATTGCTCAGTAGTTGTGACAGCGTATAATAGTCGTTCTTGTTGGGGCCGTTCAGATACCTCAGCTCTCTGGTAGGATCGTTCCTCTTCTTGGCAACCATAAACCTCTTCTTTCTGTTGTCGGCGAAACCGCCCCATCTTCCCCTCTTTTCGAACGGTTTCTCATCCAGAAGATAACTCGGACCAATGTCGTTGGTGTGTCCGGTGGCGTGCGGGTAAACGGGAGCGTCCAGCCAATTCTCCTCCTCTTCGATGTTGTTGTTTTGGTCGTTGTCCGGTTCACCGCTCCACGGCCTGTAGCCGTTACTTTGCCGTTCGTTCTCGTACAGGGTCAGGATGGTCAGTATCTCTTCGGGAGTGAGGTCCACTTCGCGTTTAATTCTATTATCCGGTCTGGAACGCAACATGATTCATTCCGATTTATTTCCGGGTGAAATCTATGGAGCTCGTGGGGGGAGAATCGAATTAGATTGGTTTCGTTTCTTTGAGCATCGCGAGGAAATGTGTTATCGATTGCGCCAGCAGGATTCCCGAGAGCGGAACAAATAGCAACAAGTGATTTTAATTAGGCGGATTAGTAATCGTAGCGGCGCACCGACTTGTTCACGCTAAGAGAGTAAGAGACGGACGTTTTTCAGAACTGTCTGACGCAGAACCGGTCAAAATAGAAAATTGCGAGGTTTATCTCCGTATTATCGTATTACCTGTCCACTCCCTAGtcgaaaattttagaaaattgagTGGTGCAAGTTGTGTTTGGGAATAAGTCATAaatctgtcaaatgtcaaatatcaaaaacttTAAATCAGATATAATATTGTGAACATGAAATCGGaagaattttaatataaaatgcaACAATACCAAATAAAGCgcatgaatttaatttaaacatttaaatttggtTGAATGTTTTTGCGGACGAAGATCAAAACTGCCAACTATACAAAGTAGAAAGTACTGGAAGGTAACTCTGAAACTCTTGACAATCTTTAGTGCGCGAATATTAATGAACTCGACGACACTCATTTTATcgaaatatcaatttttttattatgggAGGAGCATCGATAGTTTTTCGCTAATATGCGTAACGAACCCGCTCTTCCCCTTTCACAATCGGGCGTCCATCGTGTTTGGACAACAGCATttccataattaaaaaaacgaaCCAATCAAACGAAGTGCGCGTTGTGTGTGGCCTCCGGATCGATAGCACTTGTTTTAGAAGAGACATAGCGACAGTGACGCAAAGCCCTATCGATCTGCCGTCGGTCTCGCTCCAACCAACTTGTTGCTAATAACCCGCTCCCTCCCGGAGTCACGTTGGAGGATCTTACCTGATCTTCCTAGCGTCCCGACGCCTTCGCCTGCGTCTGTCGTCGTTTTCGTAATACCGATATTGATTCAGAGGTGCTGGATCGCCGTATAATTCTGATTTTAGAACTGCATTTTCTAGCGCCTCGTctagtttttctttgttggtGCCGTAACGAAAGCCCTTTTCGTACTCGGCGACCGATTTGTCGTCGAAGGGGGCGTCGGCGTTGTTGTACAGTCCTGACTGGAGGTTTGCCAGTCCTTCGGGGCTCTGGTACAGGCTTTGCTCCTGTTCCCATTCGTTGAGTGACTGCTGGTCGGGGGTGGGATTCTTTAGACTGTTGGTCCCTGGAAACACGGTTTGGTCGGGGGCTCGTTAATTTTTATGCGACTTCTATGTATCAGACGTAACGCGACTAATAACTGACGCAATAAAACGAAAAGTGTCATTAATGACGGTTTTATTTCACCGTTTCCGGACTGTCTGCTCTGGTGAAGCGTTTGACAGCTCGCTGAAGTACAAAACTTGATTTGTTCGATAAGATTTCATTTTTCGGCAAGTCGCTTATTCTGTTGGACcgacttaaattttttaagaaaatgggAAAATAGATAAAATACACAATTTCACTGGAGAAAGTAGAAATAgaaattgcattttttgttcgacactgtcagaatttgaaaattttctcctgtgtgaacggattttgataaatgtcacaacttgtcaaaacgaaacgtcaagctaattttaaagattttaagcgatttggagcctcgtcgaacaaaaaaacgttgtataaaactcgttcgtgtgtaaagtgggccttttttggcacaatttacacacaaactcgttaaataaactacaatttttttgtgtgttgTTATTTGTGATGTCAGCCATTTGGAATCTGTTCGGCATTTGTTAATGACACCCCATTACAGTCGACTcgacttttttgtgttaaatgaaataattgaaGATTTGCTTTGTGTCTTTGGATTTGTTGCGATTAGAGCTTTTTCGTCTAATTATCTTACCTCTTTTGATTGCGGTAGGTTTACTGTAATACGGGACATCTCTGCTCCGTTCCTCGACATTGTTCATTGGGGGATGAGCCCGTTTCACTGTAACAAAACagaacaagattttttttcattatcgtGTCAAAGTATCGATTCAGTTCGTGTGCTGCGTccggttttattttttaaaagtgaacaaaTGGTAACAATAAACTGATGACAAATGACGGGTAGAGCGGTTGGCAAACATATTCTGCGGTTATCTCCCCTAATTGTTATCGTGAAAAGTGAATgacgatttatttttaacggGGGATTGCAGTCATAATTCATTATCCCCTTCGAATGAAAGAGTAAACATTCAGATAAGATTTTTGTTAGGTACAACCAAAGAGCACTCGCGGTAACAAaaatgtactgtcgcgagcaaaaaattttggtcgtcaatgtcatttcaaaatttggttggattgtcacaaatttaaaaaatttccctgcctgattatccCCACGTCaccagtgtcaaaaaattaagaaaaaaatgacaattaatgtcatacaacatgatgataggttaggatatttacgactgttttacaatggagcattttttattgcgtcaaagaatgaccttgacgaccaaaatttgttgctcgcgactgtaggTAACgattcaattttatttgagtCTTATTGGATGTTTATTGTGAAGTCGTTTTGGGACCAACATTTAGTGATTGTTAGTTTCAGATTGTGACTTCAGAAAActtgaaataaatgaaatatgtattacaaGTAGGTACgagaataaaatgttaatacAATATAcagttggcttaaaaaaaaaacgggaaatgaaatttgacctaatgtgaattggaaatttaatttgtcaatttatgtcaatttgtgtctgtttggcAGTAGTAcatatttctgacacataagtgcagttttttaacctaaattctaaaaggccgtttcaaattataaaaatttaataaaatctgacagaactttttctgacagttcccgttttttttgaagccaaccgtactattccggacacggaatcttggccacaactgacatttaactgacaaatatgtgtaaactggcctttattgaatataacccaacttttgactcgacaGTGCCATTTctctgcttttttgatgtcacaagaaaaacttcaaagtgattttaataattgtcatttattaatgacactaatgaaatgattggtttacatcattttttttagaaatgtctaaaaaaatgttggccaagatttcGTGTCCGGAATATGTAGTACATACAGTTTTTGAAAAGACATGTGC comes from the Tenebrio molitor chromosome 9, icTenMoli1.1, whole genome shotgun sequence genome and includes:
- the LOC138138667 gene encoding prohormone-2-like, producing the protein MELRCSLKWATLASCVVLTLAIPASLIEEIKASELRNNKVKRAHPPMNNVEERSRDVPYYSKPTAIKRGTNSLKNPTPDQQSLNEWEQEQSLYQSPEGLANLQSGLYNNADAPFDDKSVAEYEKGFRYGTNKEKLDEALENAVLKSELYGDPAPLNQYRYYENDDRRRRRRRDARKIRPDNRIKREVDLTPEEILTILTLYENERQSNGYRPWSGEPDNDQNNNIEEEENWLDAPVYPHATGHTNDIGPSYLLDEKPFEKRGRWGGFADNRKKRFMVAKKRNDPTRELRYLNGPNKNDYYTLSQLLSNQREPNVPLYHRLVL